In the genome of Triticum urartu cultivar G1812 chromosome 5, Tu2.1, whole genome shotgun sequence, one region contains:
- the LOC125509177 gene encoding uncharacterized protein LOC125509177 — MAQGTTPSAAGGGGGGGGVFSTPAAVATTPPGTPRAAAAAAPPAPSGHYAVELYFDPALENQVLKAWNALARRQLSSRLIDTASRPHLPLLHLPAAALPDPLRLAPALRALASRIDPLPLALSSLASPPSSLDAGVLFLSPTPSAALLGLHAQLCELLRKDTGLEVPDGFRPDNWVPRCAVAVDVPRGRMAEAFCVLRELKLLPVSGYGMDIALVEVAPVVREVVSYPLGGSGGVGAD; from the coding sequence ATGGCGCAAGGTACCACGCCCTCCGCGgccggcggaggcggaggcggcgggggtGTTTTCTCCACCCCGGCGGCGGTCGCGACGACTCCCCCGGGCACCCcccgcgcggcggcggcggcggcgccgccggCCCCCTCCGGGCACTACGCGGTAGAGCTCTACTTCGATCCCGCGCTGGAGAACCAGGTGCTCAAGGCGTGGAACGCTCTCGCCCGGCGGCAGCTCAGCAGCCGCCTCATCGACACCGCGTCCCGCCCGCACCTCCCGCTGCTGCATCTCCCGGCCGCCGCGCTCCCCGACCCGCTCCGCCTCGCGCCCGCCCTCCGCGCGCTCGCCTCCCGCATCGACCCGCTCCCTCTCGCGCTCTCCTCGCTCGCGTCGCCCCCGTCATCCCTTGATGCGGGGGTCCTCTTCCTTTCGCCCACGCCATCGGCGGCGCTGCTCGGCCTCCACGCGCAGCTCTGCGAGCTGCTGCGCAAGGACACGGGGCTCGAGGTGCCCGACGGGTTCCGCCCCGACAACTGGGTCCCGCGGTGCGCCGTCGCCGTCGATGTGCCGCGTGGCCGTATGGCCGAGGCCTTTTGCGTGCTCCGTGAGCTCAAGCTTTTGCCTGTCTCCGGGTATGGTATGGACATTGCGCTGGTAGAAGTCGCGCCGGTGGTCAGAGAGGTCGTCTCGTACCCGCTTGGTGGCAGCGGCGGTGTTGGAGCCGATTGA
- the LOC125556047 gene encoding uncharacterized protein LOC125556047 — translation MERFAAMVAGRRAGAAPKPASAAEEGGEEYLRIQLEEIVIVKDDAYDALAAATAAAQSRANANGQCGGGGATTTGTASTAMENCARAAAAARVGSSTRPAAAQGAWTTAARGVGFD, via the coding sequence ATGGAGAGGTTCGCCGCTATGGTCGCCGGCCGCCGTGCCGGTGCCGCTCCGAAGCCCGCTTCCGCCGCCGAGGAGGGGGGCGAGGAGTACCTGCGGATCCAGCTGGAGGAGATCGTCATCGTCAAGGACGACGCCTACgacgccctcgccgccgccacggcCGCCGCGCAGTCCCGCGCCAACGCCAACGGCcaatgcggcggcggcggcgccacCACCACGGGCACCGCGTCCACCGCCATGGAGAACTGCGCGAgggcggccgcggcggcgcgcGTTGGGAGCTCGACGAGGCCTGCGGCCGCGCAGGGCGCGTGGACCACGGCGGCGAGGGGCGTCGGCTTCGACTAG